A portion of the Lampris incognitus isolate fLamInc1 chromosome 9, fLamInc1.hap2, whole genome shotgun sequence genome contains these proteins:
- the LOC130118394 gene encoding uncharacterized protein LOC130118394, producing MSEWNWQDEEIRELLLIRADEDICRQVSGTVRDAAVYKTISSLLSARGIRRTKAQVHSKLRWLKKKFNAVHNTVHDKSRGTGAAVGQTDWRFYDQCRTIWGDGPPADPASVSGNVARPVQQRRTVEEEEEEEEEEEENDEEDCQVSSGSCGSPSETRVVVLPETGRQPRHPDPVRPMHHTNAKKKKKTKMEQATETMTSAIFQLLKEMDQRFQDQEDLRARQYMDFEREQREATHNSLMALQMAMCREMRAMQTALCDRLLARMPTAAAAAMPQYADNSFSQFMSHDGQGSDVTEVIIGREVV from the exons ATGTCGGAGTGGAACTGGCAGGATGAGGAGATCCGGGAGCTCCTCCTCATCCGCGCCGATGAGGACATTTGCCGCCAGGTGTCCGGGACGGTACGGGACGCGGCGGTTTATAAAACCATATCCTCCCTGCTCTCCGCCCGCGGCATTCGCCGCACCAAGGCGCAGGTCCACAGCAAACTGCGATGGTTAAAGAAGAAATTCAACGCCGTGCACAACACCGTGCACGACAAGAGCAGAGGAACTGGAGCCGCGGTTGGACAGACGGACTGGAGGTTTTATGATCAGTGCCGGACCATCTGGGGGGACGGACCACCCGCTGACCCGGCGTCCGTCTCCGGGAACGTGGCGCGTCCCGTTCAGCAGCGGAGGAccgtggaggaagaggaggaggaagaagaggaggaagaggagaatgaCGAAGAGGACTGTCAGGTGTCCTCAGGCTCCTGCGGTTCTCCATCCGAGACCCGAGTCGTCGTCCTTCCGGAGACCGGGAGACAGCCGCGTCACCCAGATCCAGTCAGACCAATGCACCACACAAACG caaaaaaaaaaaagaagaccaaGATGGAGCAGGCCACTGAGACTATGACATCCGCCATCTTCCAGCTGTTGAAAGAGATGGACCAGAGGTTCCAAGACCAGGAAGACTTGCGAGCCCGTCAGTACATGGACTTTGAACGGGAGCAGCGAGAAGCAACGCACAATTCATTAATGGCTCTTCAGATGGCAATGTGCAGAGAGATGAGAGCCATGCAGACAGCTCTCTGTGACCGGCTTCTAGCCAGGATGCCAACTGCTGCAGCAGCTGCCATGCCCCAGTATGCAGACAATTCATTTTCACAGTTCATGTCACATGATGGACAGGGAAGTGACGTTACGGAAGTGATCATAGGACGGGAAGTTGTCTGA